The following coding sequences are from one Paenibacillus sp. JDR-2 window:
- a CDS encoding ABC transporter permease: MKTAKLSNVYLIAVFIILYAPIFYLIFYSFNSGGAMRNFEGFTLEWYQEVFADTRLLIIVLNTFVIALLSSAISVIFGIAGALAIHYVRRRQPKNALLSLNNVLIVSPDVIIGASFLIMFTIIGIKLGFVSVLLSHIAFSVPIVVIMVLPKLQEMSPTLIDAARDLGASSWHVLTRVIVPFIKPGIFAGFFMALTYSLDDFAVTFFVTGNGFSTLSVEIYSRARQGIALSINALSTLIFLFTILLVIGYYFINQRNNRTSARSEGRR, from the coding sequence ATGAAAACCGCAAAGCTGTCTAATGTGTATCTGATCGCCGTATTTATCATCCTGTACGCGCCGATCTTCTATCTGATCTTCTATTCGTTCAACAGCGGCGGAGCGATGCGCAACTTCGAAGGCTTCACCCTAGAGTGGTACCAGGAAGTGTTCGCGGATACGCGGCTGCTTATTATCGTACTCAACACGTTTGTGATCGCGCTGCTGTCGTCGGCCATCTCGGTTATTTTCGGCATTGCGGGCGCGCTTGCCATTCACTATGTTAGAAGACGCCAGCCGAAGAACGCGCTGCTGTCGCTCAACAACGTGCTGATCGTCAGCCCGGATGTCATTATCGGCGCTTCGTTCTTAATCATGTTTACCATTATCGGCATTAAGCTTGGCTTCGTGTCCGTCCTGCTGTCGCATATCGCCTTCAGCGTGCCGATTGTCGTGATCATGGTTCTGCCGAAGCTGCAGGAGATGAGCCCAACGCTTATCGACGCGGCCCGCGACCTTGGCGCTAGCAGCTGGCATGTGCTGACGCGCGTTATTGTTCCGTTTATCAAGCCGGGCATCTTTGCCGGATTCTTTATGGCGTTAACGTACTCGCTGGACGACTTCGCGGTGACCTTCTTCGTAACGGGCAACGGCTTCTCCACCTTGTCGGTTGAGATCTACTCGCGGGCCCGCCAAGGGATTGCGCTCTCCATAAATGCGCTGTCGACTCTGATCTTCCTGTTCACCATTCTGCTGGTTATCGGTTACTACTTCATCAATCAGCGGAATAACCGGACTTCGGCGCGATCGGAGGGACGGAGATGA
- a CDS encoding ABC transporter substrate-binding protein, with protein MKSLVQTFIAVLVVSFGLMYLTSYLNSSAGYTGKDTLTIYNWGDYIDPELLDEFQKETGIKVIYQTFDSNEAMMTKIEQGGTTFDVSIPSEYAIDKMKEENLLIPLDKSKLPNLKYIDPSFLNLSFDPDNKYSIPYFWGTVGIVYNPDLTDLKFHSWNDLWDPSLKNQILLLDGAREVIGMGLNSLHYSLNDTNEEHLQAAKAKLSTLTPNVKAIVGDEIKLLLANEEAAVGLVWSGDASEIMSENEKLDYVVPEEGSNLWFDNMVIPKTAKNIEGAHKFINFMLDPEHAAQNAEYVGYSTPNAKALEYLPEEISGDKRFYPDKELTEKLEVYKNLGKKMLVHYNELFLEFKMHRK; from the coding sequence ATGAAATCTTTAGTTCAGACGTTTATCGCCGTGCTTGTCGTTTCCTTCGGGCTGATGTACCTAACCTCTTACCTCAATTCGAGCGCGGGCTACACGGGCAAGGATACGCTGACGATCTACAACTGGGGCGATTACATCGATCCGGAGCTCCTGGATGAGTTCCAGAAGGAGACCGGCATCAAGGTGATTTACCAGACTTTTGATTCGAACGAAGCCATGATGACCAAGATCGAGCAGGGAGGCACGACGTTCGACGTCAGTATCCCTTCGGAATATGCTATTGACAAGATGAAGGAGGAAAATCTTCTCATCCCGCTCGACAAGAGCAAGCTGCCGAATCTGAAATACATCGATCCCAGCTTCCTTAACCTGAGCTTTGATCCGGATAATAAATACTCGATTCCTTACTTCTGGGGAACGGTTGGGATTGTCTATAATCCCGATCTGACCGACCTCAAGTTCCATAGCTGGAATGACCTGTGGGATCCAAGCCTGAAGAATCAGATCCTGCTGCTCGACGGTGCTCGCGAGGTCATCGGGATGGGGCTGAACAGCCTTCATTACTCGCTGAACGATACGAATGAAGAGCATCTGCAGGCGGCGAAGGCGAAGCTTAGCACGCTCACTCCGAACGTGAAGGCGATTGTGGGCGACGAGATCAAGCTGCTGCTCGCGAACGAAGAAGCGGCGGTGGGCCTGGTATGGTCCGGCGACGCATCGGAGATTATGAGCGAGAACGAGAAGCTCGACTACGTCGTACCGGAGGAAGGTTCGAACCTGTGGTTCGATAACATGGTCATTCCGAAGACGGCGAAGAATATCGAAGGCGCGCATAAATTCATCAACTTTATGCTGGATCCGGAGCATGCGGCGCAGAATGCCGAGTATGTCGGTTACTCTACGCCTAACGCCAAGGCGCTTGAATATTTGCCGGAGGAAATCTCGGGCGACAAACGCTTCTATCCGGACAAAGAATTGACGGAAAAGCTTGAAGTCTATAAGAATCTAGGCAAAAAAATGCTCGTGCACTATAACGAATTATTTCTAGAATTTAAGATGCATCGAAAGTAA
- a CDS encoding S-layer homology domain-containing protein, with the protein MTIKKKIIVSTIAASMAATAFAGIPLSSKGLAEKLGFSNTAYAATSSTDQLIAEANKWHDALGVSGLATLKTLRDVIKGLTPAEVKAIVLPVTSSIATKYSLSTDEKIAIEDLYINLLGFTYTADFSYFDGIQSSAGFDVLRTLADEADVSGLTFEDLAAYVLKVKTNLFASLDALSVSQVQALATNPLGVVTLVQNAIQAVPDTNDTASKLKQVFNYYGINQSKLTEAAGNLVVKVTTVNSTAIPNAINAVITAYLNTRNTGTGPSVPSTGDEDTGTVKVPTEVTELLGKLKDKLANATDAEKAAILAEAVQQATALVTKLSTFDLSGDVKVSNGQASVQVSSSSVLSAIAGIGEILKNVKELAPGVTVPAPILNLNLGNVAQDDVKIGLNNALIQEAIKAGLGGINLTVNGLSAVLPVGGQFNGAVDFNINKSKADSSTTGELKAASDVYSFGLTIGGQSVTSFAQPVTVAIPLGNVDGVDKELLSLAKIVDGKLVFQGGTVEGNLIVEHRDTFSQYVVVENKVSFTDIASVQSWAGRAIEVIAAKGAIEGKKAGVFAPKDNVTRAEFAKMLTRALDIDNSSAKEDFADVKDTDWSAPYIGAAAKLGIIQGRSATKFDPNAQITRAEMATMIARALKVTKGAQDVTDVTAALASFKDASSISASLKAGVAFASKNGIVIGNNGKFSPNASATRAEAAVMIYRAVNFK; encoded by the coding sequence ATGACGATCAAAAAGAAGATTATCGTATCCACAATCGCAGCAAGCATGGCGGCAACCGCATTCGCAGGAATTCCGCTTAGCAGCAAGGGATTGGCAGAAAAGCTGGGGTTTAGTAATACGGCTTATGCGGCAACATCCTCTACAGACCAGCTTATTGCTGAAGCTAACAAATGGCATGATGCGCTAGGCGTTAGCGGTTTGGCAACATTGAAGACATTGCGTGATGTCATTAAAGGCTTGACTCCAGCCGAAGTGAAGGCGATTGTTCTTCCGGTTACATCCAGCATTGCAACCAAGTACTCCTTGTCCACTGACGAGAAGATTGCTATTGAAGATCTATATATTAATTTGCTTGGTTTTACTTACACAGCGGACTTCTCTTATTTCGATGGTATTCAATCGTCAGCTGGATTCGATGTCCTGCGTACACTTGCTGATGAAGCTGATGTATCTGGTCTGACTTTCGAAGATCTGGCTGCTTACGTGCTTAAAGTAAAAACTAATCTATTTGCCAGCCTTGATGCTCTTTCGGTATCGCAAGTTCAGGCGCTCGCTACTAATCCGCTGGGCGTAGTGACACTTGTTCAGAATGCCATTCAAGCGGTGCCGGATACTAATGATACGGCAAGCAAGTTAAAGCAAGTATTCAACTATTATGGAATTAATCAATCGAAATTGACGGAAGCTGCCGGAAACCTTGTCGTTAAGGTAACTACCGTAAATTCTACAGCTATTCCTAATGCAATCAATGCTGTTATTACCGCATACCTGAACACTCGTAACACTGGCACTGGCCCTAGTGTCCCTAGCACTGGTGATGAAGATACAGGTACGGTTAAAGTTCCAACAGAAGTTACGGAACTCCTTGGTAAACTCAAAGACAAGCTTGCAAATGCAACAGATGCTGAGAAAGCGGCTATCCTTGCGGAAGCGGTTCAACAAGCAACTGCACTCGTAACGAAGCTGTCGACATTTGATCTGTCCGGCGACGTGAAAGTATCGAACGGTCAAGCTTCCGTGCAAGTAAGCAGCTCGTCCGTATTGTCCGCAATCGCGGGTATCGGCGAGATCCTGAAGAACGTGAAAGAACTGGCTCCTGGTGTTACGGTTCCGGCACCTATTCTGAACCTTAACCTGGGCAATGTTGCGCAAGACGATGTGAAGATCGGCCTGAACAATGCCCTTATTCAAGAAGCAATCAAAGCAGGTCTTGGCGGTATCAACCTGACCGTTAACGGCCTGAGTGCAGTTCTTCCGGTTGGCGGACAGTTCAACGGTGCAGTTGACTTCAACATCAACAAATCGAAGGCTGATTCCTCGACAACCGGCGAACTGAAAGCAGCTTCCGATGTATACAGCTTTGGTCTGACGATTGGCGGCCAATCGGTTACTTCGTTCGCTCAACCAGTAACGGTTGCTATTCCGCTTGGTAACGTTGATGGCGTGGACAAAGAGCTTCTGTCCCTCGCGAAGATCGTTGACGGCAAGCTTGTATTCCAAGGCGGTACAGTTGAAGGCAACCTGATTGTTGAGCATCGCGATACGTTCTCCCAATATGTTGTTGTTGAGAACAAAGTAAGCTTCACGGACATCGCTTCCGTTCAATCGTGGGCTGGCCGTGCAATTGAAGTAATCGCAGCCAAAGGCGCAATCGAAGGCAAGAAAGCCGGCGTATTTGCTCCAAAAGATAACGTAACTCGTGCAGAGTTCGCGAAAATGCTGACTCGTGCTCTTGATATCGATAACAGCTCCGCGAAAGAAGATTTTGCGGACGTGAAGGATACGGACTGGTCCGCACCTTACATCGGTGCAGCGGCTAAGCTTGGCATTATCCAAGGCCGTTCGGCTACGAAGTTCGATCCTAACGCTCAAATCACTCGCGCAGAGATGGCAACAATGATCGCTCGCGCACTGAAAGTAACGAAAGGTGCTCAAGACGTAACGGACGTGACTGCAGCACTGGCAAGCTTCAAGGATGCTAGCTCGATCAGCGCTTCTTTGAAAGCTGGCGTAGCATTCGCTTCCAAGAACGGTATCGTAATCGGCAACAACGGTAAGTTCTCGCCAAATGCTTCCGCAACACGCGCAGAAGCTGCGGTTATGATCTACCGTGCAGTAAACTTTAAGTAA
- a CDS encoding YveK family protein, protein MSEELDLREYFLIVRKRLLLIVIFVLVCTVASGVYTKMFKDPIYEASTKIVVNQPSQQLAVGQLDLNQINSNIKMIDTYKEVIKTPAILGKVAEKYPQLGLSAKELTKKISVSSVNGTQVMTLAVQDVSYQQAAKIVNAISLVFQQEIPNIFQVENVSILNEALLDDQPAPVSPNVTLNIIIAFVVSLMIAVGIAFLLEYMDDTIKTETDVQRYLGQPTLAMVARVEASEFQTGSSRTENRQKAGGLENVTIGE, encoded by the coding sequence GTGTCCGAGGAACTAGACTTAAGGGAGTACTTCCTTATCGTGAGGAAGAGATTGTTGCTTATCGTTATTTTTGTACTGGTATGCACCGTAGCATCGGGTGTGTACACCAAGATGTTTAAGGATCCCATTTATGAGGCATCAACCAAAATCGTCGTGAACCAACCCAGCCAACAGCTTGCTGTCGGCCAGCTAGATCTTAACCAGATTAACTCCAATATCAAGATGATAGATACCTATAAAGAGGTAATTAAGACTCCTGCTATTCTTGGTAAGGTCGCTGAGAAATACCCTCAGCTTGGTCTTTCTGCCAAGGAGCTTACAAAAAAGATTAGTGTTAGCTCAGTGAACGGTACGCAAGTGATGACACTTGCTGTACAAGACGTATCGTACCAGCAAGCTGCAAAGATTGTTAATGCAATTTCGCTTGTCTTCCAACAAGAGATTCCAAACATCTTCCAAGTAGAGAACGTATCTATCCTGAACGAAGCGCTGCTCGATGATCAGCCTGCACCGGTATCGCCCAATGTCACGCTGAACATTATCATCGCTTTTGTTGTGTCCCTAATGATTGCAGTCGGCATTGCTTTCCTGCTGGAATACATGGATGACACGATCAAGACGGAAACCGATGTCCAGCGTTATCTGGGTCAGCCAACTTTGGCTATGGTTGCAAGAGTGGAAGCAAGCGAATTCCAGACCGGATCTTCACGGACAGAGAACAGACAGAAGGCAGGAGGGCTGGAGAATGTCACAATCGGAGAATAA
- a CDS encoding CpsD/CapB family tyrosine-protein kinase: MSQSENKRRLISVANPRSPVSETYRTLRTNIEFAAIDSALQVIMVSSAGPGEGKSTTIANLAVTFSQSDRKVVLIDADMRKPTAHKTFQISNRFGLSSVISQQSTLQEVIQATDIPNMDVITAGPIPPNPAEMLASKRMTALLDELRTMYDIVLVDTPPLLAVTDAQIAATKSDGVVLVVDQGRVKRQFAQKAIQNLQNVNARILGVVLNNVKRRSNEEAYYYYYSADVK, translated from the coding sequence ATGTCACAATCGGAGAATAAACGCCGCCTGATTAGCGTCGCCAACCCGCGTTCGCCGGTATCGGAAACGTACCGTACGCTTCGTACGAATATTGAATTTGCTGCCATCGATTCTGCCCTGCAGGTCATTATGGTATCTTCCGCAGGACCGGGGGAAGGGAAGTCTACAACCATTGCTAATCTGGCCGTAACGTTTAGCCAATCGGATCGGAAGGTTGTCCTGATTGATGCCGATATGCGTAAGCCAACGGCTCATAAGACGTTCCAAATCTCGAACCGGTTCGGCTTGTCGTCAGTCATCTCACAGCAAAGTACCCTGCAAGAGGTTATTCAAGCAACGGATATTCCTAACATGGACGTGATTACAGCGGGACCGATTCCTCCGAATCCAGCAGAGATGCTGGCGTCGAAGCGAATGACCGCACTGCTGGATGAGCTTCGTACGATGTACGATATCGTCCTGGTGGATACACCGCCACTCTTGGCAGTAACGGATGCGCAGATTGCGGCTACGAAGAGCGACGGGGTTGTCCTTGTTGTCGATCAAGGCCGGGTAAAGCGCCAGTTCGCACAGAAGGCGATTCAGAATCTGCAGAACGTCAATGCCCGCATTCTTGGCGTCGTGCTTAATAACGTGAAACGCCGGTCGAATGAAGAGGCTTACTACTATTACTATAGTGCTGATGTGAAGTAG
- the galU gene encoding UTP--glucose-1-phosphate uridylyltransferase GalU has protein sequence MTKVKKAIIPAAGLGTRFLPATKAMPKEMLPIVDKPTIQYIVEEAVAAGIEDIIIVTGKGKRAIEDHFDSAFELEHNLMEKGKLTLLDEVQKSSRVDIHYIRQKEAKGLGHAVWCARNFIGDEPFAVLLGDDIVDSEVPCTKQLMDQFEQTGRSVIGVKPVPTNETERYGIVEYSEKNGLLSLVDRFIEKPTPGTTESNLAIMGRYVLTPDIFKFLSKQEKGAGGEIQLTDAIQKLNESQGVYAYEFEGRRFDVGEKLGFITTTLDYALRNESLKGPLLEAMKEILERELIHKFK, from the coding sequence ATGACGAAAGTGAAAAAGGCCATTATCCCGGCCGCGGGCCTTGGAACCCGGTTCCTGCCCGCGACTAAAGCTATGCCGAAGGAAATGCTTCCGATTGTAGACAAGCCCACGATTCAGTACATCGTGGAAGAAGCTGTTGCTGCGGGAATCGAGGACATTATTATCGTCACGGGCAAGGGCAAGCGTGCAATCGAAGATCACTTCGACAGCGCCTTCGAGCTTGAGCATAATCTCATGGAGAAGGGCAAGCTTACGCTGCTGGATGAAGTACAGAAGTCCTCGAGAGTAGATATTCATTATATCCGCCAGAAGGAAGCAAAGGGTCTCGGACATGCCGTATGGTGTGCGCGTAACTTTATCGGAGATGAGCCGTTTGCGGTACTGCTTGGGGATGATATTGTGGACTCAGAAGTTCCGTGCACGAAGCAACTGATGGACCAGTTCGAACAGACGGGCCGGTCGGTTATTGGCGTGAAGCCGGTTCCAACAAATGAGACGGAGCGTTATGGCATTGTGGAATACAGTGAGAAGAACGGATTGCTAAGCCTGGTTGATCGTTTCATTGAGAAGCCGACTCCAGGAACAACGGAGTCCAATCTTGCTATTATGGGCCGTTATGTCCTTACTCCGGATATTTTCAAGTTTCTATCCAAGCAAGAGAAGGGTGCCGGCGGCGAGATTCAACTGACGGATGCCATTCAGAAGCTGAATGAATCGCAAGGCGTATATGCTTATGAATTTGAAGGCAGACGCTTCGATGTAGGCGAGAAGCTGGGCTTCATTACAACGACACTTGATTATGCCCTACGTAATGAATCGCTTAAAGGTCCATTGCTAGAAGCTATGAAGGAAATTTTAGAACGCGAGCTTATCCATAAATTCAAGTAA
- a CDS encoding sugar transferase → MALSPLRKESEMTIDSHLSIAQRVHAKTRSTKRTYLMVKRMMDLVGAACGILLLSPLLLVITLLIKLENRNAPVFFYQTRVGINEKTFRMYKFRSMVPNAENLLKDLLHKNEIEGAMFKMKDDPRITRIGKFIRRTSIDELPQLWNVVRGEMSLVGPRPPLPREVAEYSSYDKLRLRVKPGCTGLWQVSGRNELSFKEMVELDLEYIEKRNVLFDLQIIAKTAKAMVGSDNAY, encoded by the coding sequence ATGGCGTTATCGCCTCTTCGGAAAGAATCCGAGATGACTATAGACAGCCATTTATCCATTGCTCAACGTGTTCATGCCAAGACGAGAAGTACGAAGCGCACTTATCTTATGGTCAAGCGCATGATGGATCTGGTTGGTGCGGCATGCGGGATCCTGTTATTATCCCCGTTGCTGCTGGTAATTACCCTACTGATTAAGCTGGAGAATCGGAATGCACCGGTCTTCTTCTATCAGACACGGGTGGGCATTAACGAGAAGACATTCCGGATGTACAAATTCCGGTCCATGGTTCCGAACGCCGAGAACCTATTGAAGGACCTCCTACATAAGAACGAAATCGAAGGCGCCATGTTTAAGATGAAGGATGACCCGAGAATTACTCGTATTGGGAAGTTCATTCGCCGTACGAGTATAGACGAACTCCCTCAATTGTGGAATGTCGTTCGCGGCGAGATGTCCCTTGTTGGTCCGCGCCCGCCTCTTCCAAGAGAGGTTGCTGAATATAGCAGCTATGATAAACTCCGCCTTCGCGTGAAGCCGGGCTGTACCGGACTGTGGCAGGTAAGTGGCCGGAATGAACTGAGCTTCAAGGAAATGGTGGAGCTGGATCTTGAGTATATAGAGAAACGAAATGTGTTATTTGATCTGCAGATCATCGCGAAGACAGCTAAAGCGATGGTTGGATCGGATAATGCGTACTAG
- the fcl gene encoding GDP-L-fucose synthase, with translation MELNSKIFVAGHRGLVGSAILRALEEKGYTNLVYRTHAELDLLDRDRVLSFFEEEGIEYVFLAAAKVGGIVANNEYPADFIRDNIMIQTNVIDAAYRNKVKKLLFLGSTCIYPKFAPQPMKEEYLLTGVLEPTNEPYAIAKIAGITMCQSYNRQYGTKYISVMPTNMYGPNDNFDLKTSHVLPALIRKFHEAKVNHSPEVEVWGTGTPRREFLHSDDLADACLFLMNTYEENEIVNIGVGEDISIKELAYLIKDVVGYEGEVVFNTSAPDGTPRKLVDVTKINGLGWKATIPLEEGINAVYETFQNEYMVR, from the coding sequence GTGGAACTCAATTCGAAGATTTTTGTAGCAGGACACAGGGGCCTGGTAGGCTCAGCTATTCTCAGAGCTCTCGAAGAGAAGGGTTATACCAATCTGGTCTATCGCACCCATGCTGAACTCGATCTGCTGGACAGAGATCGGGTTCTTTCTTTCTTCGAGGAAGAAGGCATTGAGTATGTATTCCTGGCAGCAGCCAAGGTTGGCGGTATTGTCGCTAACAATGAGTATCCGGCAGATTTCATCCGAGACAATATTATGATTCAGACGAATGTCATTGATGCCGCATACCGCAACAAGGTGAAGAAGCTGCTATTCCTGGGCTCAACTTGTATCTATCCGAAGTTCGCACCGCAGCCGATGAAGGAAGAATATTTGCTGACAGGTGTACTTGAACCTACGAATGAGCCTTACGCTATAGCTAAGATCGCTGGCATTACAATGTGCCAATCCTATAACCGCCAATACGGAACGAAATACATCTCGGTTATGCCAACTAATATGTATGGTCCTAATGATAACTTTGATCTTAAGACCTCGCATGTGCTTCCTGCACTTATTCGCAAATTCCATGAAGCGAAGGTGAATCACTCTCCTGAAGTGGAAGTATGGGGAACGGGAACACCACGCAGAGAATTCCTCCACTCCGATGATCTGGCCGATGCTTGTCTCTTCTTGATGAATACCTACGAAGAGAATGAGATCGTGAATATCGGTGTTGGTGAAGATATCAGCATTAAGGAACTGGCTTATTTAATTAAAGACGTAGTGGGCTATGAGGGCGAAGTTGTATTTAATACCTCCGCTCCGGACGGTACGCCACGTAAGCTTGTGGATGTCACAAAGATTAACGGACTTGGCTGGAAGGCAACGATTCCTCTGGAAGAGGGAATTAATGCGGTTTACGAAACCTTTCAAAATGAATATATGGTACGGTAA
- the gmd gene encoding GDP-mannose 4,6-dehydratase, with protein MAKRALITGVTGQDGSYLAEFLLEKGYEVHGVIRRSSSYNQERLEDLLTEEEARSILNNQNFHLHYGDVTDALNITRLIGEIQPDEIYNLAAQSHVRVSFDMPGYTLDVDGKGTLNILEAVKFLGLTEKTRVYQASTSELYGKVQEVPQKETTPFYPRSPYGVAKIYGFWITKNYRESYNMFAVNGILFNHESERRGETFVTRKITLAAARIAQGKQQKLMLGNLDSLRDWGYAKDYIECMWLILQHDKPEDFVIATGEMHSVREFVELAFKHVGISIEWQGNGVEEKGINKRTGEVVVEVDPTFFRPAEVEQLLGDPTKARTLLGWNPTKTSFEELVRVMVKYDVAKVSSEEGSRKMFDGVLV; from the coding sequence ATGGCAAAGCGCGCATTAATAACAGGTGTGACAGGACAAGACGGTTCTTATTTGGCTGAGTTCTTATTAGAGAAAGGTTATGAGGTTCACGGTGTTATACGTCGCAGCTCCTCGTATAACCAAGAACGTCTGGAAGATCTTCTTACGGAGGAAGAGGCAAGATCTATTCTGAACAACCAGAACTTCCATCTTCATTATGGCGATGTTACGGATGCTCTTAACATTACACGTTTAATCGGTGAGATCCAGCCGGATGAGATTTATAACCTCGCTGCACAATCGCATGTACGTGTATCCTTCGATATGCCTGGTTATACGCTTGATGTTGATGGTAAAGGAACACTGAATATTCTTGAAGCAGTCAAATTCCTTGGCCTAACAGAGAAGACTCGTGTATACCAAGCTTCCACTTCCGAACTTTATGGCAAAGTTCAAGAAGTCCCTCAGAAAGAGACAACTCCTTTCTATCCTCGCTCTCCTTATGGCGTTGCGAAGATTTATGGCTTCTGGATAACGAAGAACTATCGTGAATCCTATAATATGTTCGCTGTTAACGGCATTCTGTTCAATCATGAATCCGAACGCCGCGGCGAGACATTTGTTACCCGCAAGATTACTCTTGCTGCAGCCCGTATTGCACAAGGCAAACAGCAGAAGCTGATGCTTGGCAACCTGGACTCGTTGCGTGACTGGGGTTATGCCAAGGATTACATTGAATGCATGTGGCTGATCCTTCAACATGATAAACCAGAGGACTTCGTTATCGCTACAGGCGAAATGCACTCGGTACGTGAGTTTGTGGAGCTGGCCTTTAAGCATGTAGGAATCTCAATCGAATGGCAAGGCAATGGCGTAGAGGAGAAGGGTATCAATAAGAGAACAGGTGAAGTCGTTGTTGAAGTGGATCCTACCTTCTTCAGACCGGCCGAAGTGGAACAATTACTTGGTGATCCAACTAAAGCCAGAACGTTACTGGGCTGGAATCCTACTAAGACTTCTTTCGAAGAACTCGTAAGAGTAATGGTGAAATACGACGTAGCAAAAGTAAGCTCCGAAGAAGGCAGCAGAAAGATGTTCGATGGGGTGCTAGTGTAA
- a CDS encoding glycosyltransferase family 4 protein has translation MTTEPSSKKKLLIYAHYYHPDVASTGQILKELAEGMLDSFDITVICVVPSYTGVIAPEYNNKMFYSEEINGVKVLRIRVPEFSKNNKVSRIKNILAYFVGAMLATFKVGKMDYVYSISQPPVLGGLIGVWGKWMKRAKYIYNIQDFNPEQTMAVGYSKNKLILNAMLWFDKFSCRCSDKVIVVGRDMVETVKQRFKGKKIPNHSFINNWIDEKEIYPLPSDHKQVVAFKKKYGLEDKFVIMYSGNIGLYYDLENMMPVIKEFKDRDHVVFAFIGEGSVLKDLVAYKEEHELNNVTFIPYQKKSDLIYSLNAGDVHWCINAKGIKGVSVPSKLYGIMAAGKPILGVLEQGSEARLIIEETNCGYVTEPANYGEVEAIIEKFISEKETNIPAEMSKRGRAFLVKNLTKDVSISKYIQEISI, from the coding sequence ATGACAACCGAACCGAGTTCAAAGAAGAAGCTGCTTATTTACGCTCATTATTATCACCCGGACGTCGCATCTACCGGCCAGATCCTGAAGGAGCTAGCCGAAGGGATGCTTGATTCTTTTGATATAACGGTTATCTGTGTTGTACCTTCTTATACAGGCGTCATAGCTCCAGAATATAACAACAAAATGTTCTACTCTGAAGAGATTAACGGTGTTAAAGTATTGCGAATTCGTGTACCCGAGTTCAGTAAGAACAACAAGGTGAGCAGAATTAAGAACATTCTGGCTTACTTTGTTGGGGCTATGCTGGCTACATTCAAGGTGGGCAAAATGGATTATGTATATTCCATCTCACAGCCTCCAGTCCTTGGAGGACTTATTGGGGTGTGGGGCAAGTGGATGAAGCGGGCCAAGTATATCTACAACATCCAGGACTTCAATCCGGAACAAACGATGGCTGTTGGATACAGCAAGAACAAGCTAATTCTGAATGCTATGTTGTGGTTCGATAAATTCAGCTGCAGATGCTCGGATAAAGTCATTGTAGTTGGTCGAGATATGGTTGAAACGGTCAAGCAACGGTTCAAGGGAAAAAAAATTCCGAATCATTCCTTCATTAATAACTGGATCGACGAGAAGGAGATTTATCCTCTGCCGTCTGATCATAAACAAGTGGTTGCATTTAAAAAGAAGTATGGTTTGGAGGATAAGTTCGTAATCATGTACTCCGGCAATATCGGTCTGTACTATGACCTTGAGAACATGATGCCTGTCATTAAGGAGTTCAAGGATCGGGACCACGTTGTATTTGCCTTTATCGGTGAAGGATCTGTTCTGAAGGACTTGGTTGCTTATAAAGAAGAACATGAGCTTAACAATGTAACCTTTATTCCTTATCAGAAGAAGTCGGATCTCATTTATAGTCTTAACGCCGGTGATGTTCATTGGTGTATTAATGCTAAAGGCATTAAGGGAGTATCTGTTCCAAGCAAGCTCTATGGAATTATGGCAGCCGGGAAACCGATATTGGGAGTGCTAGAACAAGGATCCGAAGCTCGACTTATTATTGAAGAAACGAATTGCGGCTATGTAACTGAACCTGCAAACTATGGTGAGGTTGAGGCAATTATTGAGAAGTTCATCAGTGAGAAAGAAACCAATATTCCTGCTGAAATGAGCAAGCGTGGAAGAGCCTTCTTAGTTAAGAATCTGACGAAGGATGTATCGATTAGCAAATATATTCAAGAAATCAGTATTTAA